A single genomic interval of Spinacia oleracea cultivar Varoflay chromosome 6, BTI_SOV_V1, whole genome shotgun sequence harbors:
- the LOC110797634 gene encoding protein MOS2 translates to MKKISFSVSSNQSNNKPKHGLIDSTSQNPQINRESITEFDPSKAPTLEKNAPKTSVIPPKPNEWRPTKKMKNLDLPPIHSEGKPLEFEVESSDVAAPESESNISYGLNLRQQDSINGKFDSDVPNSVDTIMRKKLKSDLDKLPDDEGFDQFEEVPVEGFAEALLAGYGWRQGMGIGKSTKEDVKVVEYKRRTAKEGLGFTDDNAAPKAKGKEGSGGSLNLEVGKEVRIIGGRKMGLKGRVIEVLSGGDSVFLRLSRSEEEVKVRVNEVAELGSLEEDKCLKELKELKIQSSKQDLRGSVKKGKDSSSERKESKRGREEGRRDDVDEVKHERMQVDEKRTTSKGVSWLRSHIRVKIISKSFKGGKFYLKKGVVIDAVGARTCDISMEESREIVQEVKQEILETVLPRRGGPVLVLFGKHKGVYGSLVERDTDRETAVVQDADTQEMLHVQFEQIAEYVGDPSDIGY, encoded by the coding sequence ATGAAGAAGATTTCCTTCTCTGTTTCATCAAATCAATCGAACAACAAACCTAAACATGGCTTAATTGATTCTACCTctcaaaacccccaaatcaatcgCGAATCTATCACTGAATTCGACCCATCTAAAGCCCCAACCCTAGAAAAAAACGCCCCCAAAACATCTGTAATCCCTCCTAAGCCGAACGAATGGCGTCCCACCAAGAAGATGAAGAATCTCGACCTTCCGCCTATTCATTCAGAGGGTAAACCCCTTGAATTTGAGGTTGAATCTTCCGATGTTGCTGCCCCTGAATCCGAATCAAACATTTCGTATGGGTTGAATCTTCGGCAGCAAGATTCGATCAATGGTAAGTTTGATTCCGATGTTCCGAATTCAGTTGATACGATCATGCGTAAGAAATTGAAGTCTGATTTAGATAAGTTGCCTGATGATGAGGGTTTTGATCAGTTTGAGGAGGTTCCGGTTGAGGGTTTTGCGGAAGCTTTGTTGGCTGGGTATGGGTGGAGACAAGGTATGGGAATTGGAAAGAGTACTAAGGAGGATGTCAAGGTTGTTGAGTATAAGCGGCGCACCGCGAAAGAGGGGTTAGGGTTTACTGATGATAATGCAGCTCCTAAGGCTAAAGGGAAGGAGGGGAGTGGTGGAAGTTTGAATTTGGAGGTTGGGAAAGAGGTTAGGATCATTGGTGGTAGAAAGATGGGGTTGAAGGGTAGAGTTATTGAAGTGTTATCCGGAGGCGATTCTGTTTTTTTGAGGCTTTCGCGTAGTGAAGAGGAAGTGAAGGTTCGTGTgaatgaagtggctgaattgGGCTCTTTGGAGGAAGATAAGTGTTTGAAGGAACTCAAGGAGTTGAAGATTCAATCTTCTAAACAAGATTTGAGGGGCAGTGTTAAAAAGGGTAAAGATTCGTCGAGTGAAAGAAAGGAGAGTAAGAGAGGTAGAGAGGAGGGTAGAAGAGATGATGTGGATGAAGTTAAGCATGAAAGGATGCAGGTAGATGAGAAAAGGACGACTAGTAAAGGAGTTTCTTGGCTTAGGAGTCATATTAGGGTTAAAATTATTAGCAAGTCATTCAAAGGTGGGAAATTTTACTTGAAGAAGGGTGTGGTAATTGATGCAGTTGGAGCCAGGACTTGTGATATATCGATGGAAGAAAGTAGGGAGATTGTTCAGGAAGTAAAACAGGAGATATTGGAAACTGTCCTTCCTAGGAGAGGTGGTCCTGTTCTTGTTCTCTTTGGAAAGCACAAGGGTGTCTATGGCAGTCTCGTGGAAAGAGATACAGATAGGGAAACTGCTGTAGTTCAAGATGCTGATACACAGGAGATGCTCCATGTCCAGTTTGAACAAATAGCTGAATATGTTGGAGATCCAAGCGACATTGGTTACTAG